The following coding sequences are from one Dermacentor andersoni chromosome 5, qqDerAnde1_hic_scaffold, whole genome shotgun sequence window:
- the LOC126530033 gene encoding uncharacterized protein, translated as MPSSCSAFLRSGSILLQIAALQHTDLSHDAFYWVSGARAKGCVYDRCLPHLTSVNKKRQMLKLQLHTSRSFSPKATGLSDIAFSMVAERGVIFSLVALVTLSLVSLGSARALSGCPPVDDKDSNATYIANPLDCSSYFVCQQGLPVLMPCPAGLLFNDALNVCDYAYNVSCVPLYPTITTKAPAPAEATTKTIAVEESVVKQTVVKEKVPPAAEDDAPVTSKSDATKVEEEAPASVDAGTVTQAAVVGTKVNDGVNSVGKPVEGTVDKAPEQRDAGNVAGGNDDVNQAVL; from the exons ATGCCTTCTTCTTGCAGCGCATTTCTACGAAGTGGATCTATATTGCTACAGATTGCAGCTTTGCAGCACACCGACTTGTCGCACGATGCCTTTTACTGGGTCTCTGGCGCAAGAGCCAAGGGTTGTGTTTACGACCGATGCCTGCCTCACCTCACGTCGGTGAATAAAAAGCGCCAAATGCTGAAGCTTCAGCTGCATACAAGCAGGAGCTTTTCCCCAAAGGCTACCGGTCTCAGCGATATCGCTTTCAG CATGGTGGCAGAGCGTGGTGTCATCTTCTCCTTGGTAGCCCTGGTGACCCTGTCCCTGGTATCGCTGGGCAGTGCTAGGGCGCTCTCGGGGTGCCCGCCCGTGGACGACAAGGACTCCAATGCCACTTATATCGCCAACCCGCTCGACTGCTCCTCTTACTTCGTGTGCCAACAG GGACTTCCCGTGCTTATGCCGTGTCCGGCAGGCCTGCTATTCAACGACGCTCTCAACGTTTGCGACTACGCTTACAATGTAAGCTGCGTGCCGCTCTACCCAACAATCACGACAAAGGCCCCAGCGCCAGCCGAAGCTACCACTAAAACGATTGCAGTTGAGGAGAGCGTAGTCAAGCAGACGGTAGTCAAGGAGAAAGTACCGCCAGCAGCCGAAGACGATGCCCCCGTTACCAGCAAGAGCGATGCTACGAAAGTCGAAGAAGAAGCGCCCGCCTCCGTTGATGCTGGGACCGTCACGCAGGCAGCCGTTGTCGGCACCAAAGTCAACGATGGCGTCAACTCGGTCGGGAAGCCCGTTGAAGGCACCGTGGACAAGGCACCTGAGCAGAGGGATGCGGGCAACGTGGCTGGCGGAAACGACGATGTCAACCAGGCAGTATTGTGA